The following are encoded in a window of Ricinus communis isolate WT05 ecotype wild-type chromosome 4, ASM1957865v1, whole genome shotgun sequence genomic DNA:
- the LOC8289010 gene encoding transcription factor WER, whose protein sequence is MEGGESSNNQYKKGLWTLEEDKILVDYIRVHGKGKWNRVPKVTGLRRCGKSCRLRWVNYLSPSIKHDNFSEQEEDLIIRLHNLLGNRWSLIAGRVPGRTDNQVKNYWNTYLSKRLGFKKVKCKVSAPTSSLSRELSGSDRASSLDHYEPTLGCNDGRTSHNAADAGSETIMEPTDAQEMSVTDWDENYFLFLNDYPYFRSPSLMEVPYESFDVVWRDF, encoded by the exons ATGGAAGGAGGAGAGAGTAGTAacaatcaatataaaaaaggGCTGTGGACACTGGAAGAGGACAAGATTCTGGTGGATTACATAAGAGTTCATGGCAAAGGGAAGTGGAATCGCGTGCCAAAAGTGACAG GACTGAGGAGATGTGGCAAAAGCTGCAGATTGAGATGGGTGAACTATCTAAGTCCTAGTATTAAGCATGACAATTTCTCCGAGCAAGAAGAAGACCTTATCATTCGTCTTCATAATCTGCTCGGCaatag GTGGTCATTAATTGCGGGTCGGGTTCCAGGAAGAACAGACAATCAAGTGAAGAACTATTGGAACACTTATTTGAGCAAAAGACTTGGGTTCAAGAAAGTAAAGTGCAAAGTTAGTGCTCCTACCTCAAGCCTCTCGAGAGAATTGAGTGGTTCGGATAGGGCGTCAAGTTTGGATCATTATGAGCCAACCCTTGGTTGTAATGATGGGAGGACAAGCCACAATGCTGCCGACGCTGGCTCTGAGACTATAATGGAGCCTACTGACGCGCAAGAGATGTCAGTAACTGATTGGGACGAGaattatttcttgttcttaaaTGATTATCCATATTTTCGTAGCCCTAGTTTAATGGAAGTCCCATATGAGTCTTTCGATGTTGTTTGGCgtgatttttaa